GTTACCGTCTTGCGCTCACGCTTCGTTAAAGTAAACATTACGATATCCGCCGGAGCACCATCCGGGGTACGGTATTTCTTAATGTTATAAGACGCCTTCTGCGCCTCTTCGTTTATACGATTGCTATCCATTGGCATCACCATATTATATCGTTTTGATAAATTCATTATGACATAATAAAAATTTTTGTCAAGCGTTAGGCCTTGCCTGAGTCACTTGCTTGTTGACGCAACACTCGGAACGTTGCTGTAGCTGTACAACCGAGTGTACCTTCGCTATCCCTTACTTCTGCCTCGGTGGTTATAGTGCGGCCTCCCTGATGAATAATCCGTGCTTTAACCTCCAGTCGTCCTTGTCCCATGGCTGACAAGAAATGAACATTCAGGTTCGTTGTTACACATGGATCCATATTTCTTGAAGCCATACTGACCATCCCCATCGCCTGATCCATCAATGAAGTGAGCACCCCCCCATGTACAATCCCCATCACATTGGTATGATGTTGTTTGGCCTCCAAAGCGATATGTGCCTCGTTAGCGTCAGCTGTGATCAGCTCACATCCTAAATACTCCCAAAAGGTATTATCTTCACCCTCTAGCATCTTACGCAACTTATCCATTCCCTCTCTTCCATCCCTTCTATGCTGTCGCAATTCTCTTGATGTCCCATGAACATATACGATGACTAATTGCTTCCGAAAAAAAGGCGTGGAAGCTAAGCCTCCACACCACAAATCTTATTCTAGTCACTGCAATTAGAGGAGGAAGTGACCTTCCCCTCTTCTACGTTCACCTTTTCAGCAACCGTATCACGGATGGCCGTGATCACCATTTGCAGTAGCTCATTAATTTCCACCTGGCTCTGCTGAAACTCTGTTACAATTGGAATACCGTCAAGCTCTTCCTGTAGCTCCTGAAGTTCAGCCTCTATTTTAGCAATCATTTTTTGATTCTTTAAAGATTCAAATGCTACAATTTCCTTTTGCTTCTTCTTCATCGTTGCAATCAGTTGCTGGATGCGCTCATGGTCCTGAATCTTTTCTTCTGCTTTCCGGAACACCTGTACTTCCTCACTGCTGCCCAGAATACCCGCCAACTCTTTGGCCTTTGCCAATATCATATCGCGATTGACCAAATGATCATGCTGGCGCGCCGCCGATTGAAGTTCTGTTTGTTGCAACCGCTCCTCTGTCATTGTCCATCGCTCCTTTTCTCACTTAGATGGTCTTGCACGCAGCCTTTTATTCAAACCGCATGCAGCCCGCTAGACTATTCTTTTTATCCGTTAACCGCTACTGGCGTTTGAACCAAGTCACCTTTAATGTAGAAGGTCATAGGTTCTGTAATTTTAACTTGGACAAAGGAACCAATCAGGTCCTTCGATCCTTCAAAATGAACAAGCTTATTGGAACGAGTCCGACCAGCAAGCACGTTGCTGTCATTTTTGCTCTCGCCTTCCACCAGCACTTCCACCACTTCGCCACGCAATCGACTATTAAAGCGAAGGCTGTTTTGATTCACAGCAATGTTCAGACGCCGGAGACGCTCTTTTTTTACCGACATAGGCACATTATCTTCCATCGAAGCCGCTGGTGTGCCTTCACGTGGTGAATAAATAAATGTGTAGGCAAAGTCATAGCCCACTTCACGCACCAAAGATAGAGTATCTTCGAACTGTTCGTCTGTTTCACCCGGGAAACCGACGATAATATCCGTTGTCAGAGAAGCATGCGGAACAGCTGCTTTTATCTTCGCGGCCAGTTCCAGAACACGCTCACGAGTATATTTTCGGTTCATTTTCTTCAATATATCCGTATTACCGGATTGTACAGGCAAATGAATATGCTCCACCAGATTGCCACCCTTACCAAGCACTTCAACCAAATGGTCGTCAAAGTCACGCGGATGAGAGGTCGTAAAACGTACACGCGGAATATTGATTTTGCGCATATCATCCATCAGATCTCCGAATCTGTAATTCATATCCTTCAAATCCTTGCCATAGGCATTGACATTCTGACCCAACAAGGTAATCTCTTTAAATCCTTGACGGGCCAAATCCCGTACCTCAGCAATAACATCCTCTGGTCGGCGACTTCTTTCCTTACCACGTGTGAAGGGAACGATACAATAGGTGCAAAACTTATCACAGCCGTACATGATGTTTACCCAAGCCCGCATACCCTCGCGCTTCTTCGGCAGGTTTTCGATAATGTCGCCCTCCTTGGACCACACTTCGACTACCATTTCTTTGCTAAAGAGTGCTTCCTTAACGAGCTGAGGCAAACGGTGAATATTATGGGTACCAAAGATCATATCGACAAAACCGTGTTTTTGCATAATGCGGTTCACGACATTCTCTTCCTGCGACATGCAGCCACACACACCAAGCAAAAGTCCTGGCTTTTCTGTTTTGAGATGCTTGAGGTGACCCAGCTCACCAAACACTTTATCTTCCGCATTTTCACGGATAGCGCATGTGT
This window of the Paenibacillus polymyxa genome carries:
- a CDS encoding PaaI family thioesterase: MDKLRKMLEGEDNTFWEYLGCELITADANEAHIALEAKQHHTNVMGIVHGGVLTSLMDQAMGMVSMASRNMDPCVTTNLNVHFLSAMGQGRLEVKARIIHQGGRTITTEAEVRDSEGTLGCTATATFRVLRQQASDSGKA
- a CDS encoding RicAFT regulatory complex protein RicA family protein — protein: MTEERLQQTELQSAARQHDHLVNRDMILAKAKELAGILGSSEEVQVFRKAEEKIQDHERIQQLIATMKKKQKEIVAFESLKNQKMIAKIEAELQELQEELDGIPIVTEFQQSQVEINELLQMVITAIRDTVAEKVNVEEGKVTSSSNCSD
- the miaB gene encoding tRNA (N6-isopentenyl adenosine(37)-C2)-methylthiotransferase MiaB codes for the protein MAKETKDYSKYFDFSDAKIISEDEHSKKIRIRGREINIMAEPNHRKEKQRGKEDVQVLYDNAVPDELKHIGEGKHYIVYTFGCQMNEHDSETIKGLLEQMGYQATEDRKEADIILLNTCAIRENAEDKVFGELGHLKHLKTEKPGLLLGVCGCMSQEENVVNRIMQKHGFVDMIFGTHNIHRLPQLVKEALFSKEMVVEVWSKEGDIIENLPKKREGMRAWVNIMYGCDKFCTYCIVPFTRGKERSRRPEDVIAEVRDLARQGFKEITLLGQNVNAYGKDLKDMNYRFGDLMDDMRKINIPRVRFTTSHPRDFDDHLVEVLGKGGNLVEHIHLPVQSGNTDILKKMNRKYTRERVLELAAKIKAAVPHASLTTDIIVGFPGETDEQFEDTLSLVREVGYDFAYTFIYSPREGTPAASMEDNVPMSVKKERLRRLNIAVNQNSLRFNSRLRGEVVEVLVEGESKNDSNVLAGRTRSNKLVHFEGSKDLIGSFVQVKITEPMTFYIKGDLVQTPVAVNG